A single window of Dendropsophus ebraccatus isolate aDenEbr1 chromosome 5, aDenEbr1.pat, whole genome shotgun sequence DNA harbors:
- the LOC138793335 gene encoding olfactory receptor 52B2-like, which translates to MEMLNMTAFHPDYFLLMGIPGLEESHLLLSIPFCIMYVTALLGNSILVIGTNKSLQQPMYLFLKMLAACDILLSSTTVPKTLCIFWFSSHEILFDCCLIQLFFIHYLFVIESSILLTMAYDRYIAICSPLSYTTIITSSFIRKATLIAIIRAFCIITPLVLLLNRLPYSGSNVIAHTYCEHIAVAHRATADITVNSVYGLAAAFSSTGVDLILIAVSYGVIIQTVLRLPSSEARSKAFNTSMSHVCVIILFYIPAFFSFIAHRVAQGKIPPSAYIMVANLYVIIPPMMNPIIYGIRTREIRHRLAATLCKNMRKNSFSVFSVGQKIRPF; encoded by the exons ATGGAAATGTTGAACATGACCGCCTTCCACCCGGACTACTTCCTCCTGATGGGAATCCCCGGTCTAGAGGAGTCACATCTTCTGCTCTCCATCCCGTTCTGTATCATGTATGTCACCGCTCTGCTTGGAAACTCCATCTTGGTCATTGGAACCAATAAGTCTCTCCAGCAGCCCATGTACCTGTTCCTGAAGATGCTGGCCGCCTGTGACATCCTCCTCAGCTCCACCACCGTACCCAAGACTCTCTGCATCTTCTGGTTTAG CTCTCATGAGATTCTCTTTGACTGTTGCCTCATCCAGCTTTTCTTCATCCATTACCTGTTTGTCATTGAGTCGTCCATCCTCCTAACAATGGCTTATGACCGATACATTGCCATTTGCTCCCCGCTCTCCTACACAACCATCATCACATCCTCATTCATCAGGAAGGCAACACTTATAGCCATTATAAGAGCCTTCTGTATTATCACTCCTCTCGTGCTTCTTCTCAATCGGCTTCCATACAGTGGAAGCAATGTCATTGCCCATACCTACTGCGAGCACATAGCAGTGGCCCACAGAGCAACTGCAGACATCACAGTCAATAGTGTCTACGGCTTGGCAGCTGCATTTTCCTCCACAGGAGTAGACTTGATCCTCATTGCTGTGTCCTATGGGGTCATCATTCAGACAGTCCTGAGGCTTCCCAGCTCTGAGGCTCGATCCAAGGCCTTCAATACCAGCATGTCTCATGTATGTGTCATCATTCTCTTCTACATACCGGCATTCTTCTCTTTCATCGCCCATCGAGTCGCACAAGGTAAAATTCCACCTTCTGCTTATATCATGGTGGCCAATCTCTATGTCATCATTCCTCCAATGATGAATCCCATAATCTACGGCATCAGAACCCGAGAGATTA